The following are encoded together in the uncultured Sphaerochaeta sp. genome:
- a CDS encoding branched-chain amino acid ABC transporter permease, whose product MSMTTILQHCLTGISLGGAYALIAIGYTLVYGILRLINFAHGDIFMMAGYFMIFALASFPWPIAIIITLTVTTFMGIGIERAAYKPLRSAPRMSIMISAIGVSYLLQNVSTYLFTAIPRGYPEIPFLKRIFQLGTLSASLVTLLTPVLTLFLVIILMILVNKTKTGMAMRAVSKDFETAKLMGININRIISVTFAIGSFLAGVGSILYFTDRMSVTPFSGTLPGLKCFVAAVFGGIGNIPGAVIGGFFIGIVETLLVALGYSTYSDAFTFLLLIVMLLVRPTGLFGEKTVEKV is encoded by the coding sequence ATGAGTATGACGACTATCCTGCAGCATTGCTTGACAGGGATCTCTCTAGGAGGTGCATACGCCTTGATAGCCATTGGCTATACCTTGGTATATGGCATTCTCCGATTAATTAATTTCGCCCATGGGGATATCTTCATGATGGCCGGGTATTTTATGATTTTTGCCTTGGCAAGTTTTCCATGGCCCATCGCCATCATAATAACCTTGACAGTTACAACCTTCATGGGTATTGGTATCGAACGTGCTGCCTACAAACCCCTGAGAAGTGCTCCTAGGATGTCAATCATGATAAGTGCCATAGGAGTATCGTATCTTCTTCAGAATGTATCGACGTACCTCTTTACCGCAATCCCAAGGGGATATCCCGAAATTCCTTTTCTTAAGCGTATATTCCAGTTAGGAACACTCAGTGCCTCCCTGGTAACGTTGCTCACTCCTGTACTTACGTTGTTTTTGGTGATCATCCTCATGATTTTGGTCAATAAGACAAAGACTGGTATGGCAATGAGGGCTGTAAGTAAGGATTTTGAGACTGCTAAACTGATGGGTATCAATATCAACAGGATTATTTCAGTAACTTTTGCCATTGGTTCATTTTTGGCTGGTGTAGGTTCGATTCTCTATTTTACCGATCGTATGTCGGTAACTCCATTCTCCGGTACACTCCCGGGTCTTAAATGCTTTGTTGCAGCAGTATTCGGGGGTATTGGCAATATTCCAGGGGCGGTGATAGGAGGATTCTTCATAGGAATTGTTGAAACATTGCTCGTTGCCTTAGGATACTCCACCTATTCGG
- a CDS encoding ABC transporter substrate-binding protein, whose protein sequence is MKRLTVYLLVLLFASSFMFANGSSEQTRDVKEVVIGVFEPQTGENGGGGYQEVLGMRYANEVYPTVQINGETYNVRLVEADNKSDKTEAVTAAQSLISSGASVILGSYGSGVSIAAGDIFLDNQVPAIGASCTNPQVTLGNDYYFRVCFLDPFQGTVMANYAWQEGAKKAAVITQLGDDYSSGLGNFFSRAFSGLGGQVVSEQRFQTNTTDFKSILTNIKAADPDVIFAPSSIATAPLIIKQARELGITAKIMAGDTWENSSIIENAGTSAEGVALSTFFDDADPATAEAAKFIEGFKKYLVANKQPDIIPAVSALGYDAYITAIKAIEAANSTKGPAIRSALVDVDVEGVTGRIVFNENGDANKDMAFIKVVENGQFKFLKTVSIAK, encoded by the coding sequence ATGAAAAGACTGACTGTGTATTTGTTGGTACTCCTTTTTGCTTCTTCCTTCATGTTTGCCAATGGTTCATCTGAGCAAACAAGAGACGTCAAAGAAGTGGTAATTGGAGTGTTCGAGCCTCAAACCGGAGAAAATGGTGGAGGAGGATATCAGGAAGTACTGGGAATGCGGTATGCGAATGAAGTCTATCCCACCGTGCAAATCAATGGGGAGACCTACAATGTAAGACTGGTCGAAGCAGACAATAAGTCTGACAAGACAGAAGCTGTTACTGCTGCTCAGAGTCTGATTTCCAGTGGAGCTTCTGTGATTCTCGGGTCCTATGGGTCTGGAGTTTCCATTGCTGCTGGAGATATTTTCCTCGACAACCAAGTTCCGGCCATTGGTGCCTCTTGTACCAATCCACAGGTAACCTTGGGCAATGACTACTATTTCCGTGTATGTTTTCTTGATCCCTTCCAGGGGACGGTGATGGCAAACTATGCTTGGCAAGAAGGCGCGAAGAAAGCGGCGGTCATCACGCAATTGGGTGATGATTATTCATCCGGTCTTGGAAACTTCTTCAGCAGGGCATTCTCTGGTCTTGGTGGTCAGGTTGTTAGTGAACAACGGTTCCAGACCAATACCACAGACTTCAAGTCAATTCTTACCAATATCAAGGCAGCTGACCCTGATGTAATCTTTGCCCCTTCATCCATTGCTACTGCTCCGCTCATCATTAAGCAGGCAAGAGAGCTCGGCATAACCGCAAAGATCATGGCAGGCGATACCTGGGAAAATTCATCAATCATTGAAAATGCAGGTACAAGTGCAGAAGGTGTTGCGCTCTCCACATTCTTTGATGATGCCGATCCCGCTACTGCAGAGGCAGCCAAGTTTATCGAGGGTTTCAAGAAGTACTTGGTTGCAAACAAGCAACCCGATATAATTCCAGCTGTTTCCGCTCTTGGCTATGATGCGTATATAACCGCAATCAAAGCCATAGAAGCAGCCAACTCTACAAAAGGACCTGCCATTCGTTCTGCTTTGGTAGACGTGGATGTTGAAGGTGTTACAGGGCGAATCGTATTCAATGAAAATGGTGATGCTAATAAAGATATGGCATTCATCAAGGTAGTTGAAAACGGGCAGTTCAAGTTCTTGAAAACTGTCAGTATCGCAAAGTAA
- the ppdK gene encoding pyruvate, phosphate dikinase, with the protein MATKNTKYVYFFGSGKAEGTAQMKDLLGGKGANLAEMTSIGLPVPPGFTISTEACAFYSANKGTYPEGLREEVLEHLARLEETMGAKLGDNNDPLLVSVRSGAAQSMPGMMDTILNLGLTPDSVQGLIKKTNNERFAWDSYRRFMQMFGDVVMGVPHHEFERALQDVKDTRGIELDTDLDSKDLQEVIARYQRLYKRFTGEEFPTDPLDQLFKAINAVFKSWNNERANKYRQMNDIRGLLGTAVNIQSMVFGNMGETSGTGVAFTRDPSTGENQFYGEYLMNAQGEDVVAGIRTPQSISTLKKVNEKVYNQLVDIRGILEKHYKDMQDLEFTIQEGKLYMLQTRNGKRTIFSWLRTQVEMVEEGLIDKETAVSRVPSGEFGKLFAPILDGKYIRDNSLEVITRGLNASPGGACGQIYFTAEKAEEMAAEGKDVILVRTETSPEDIGGMAVAKGVVTCRGGMTSHAAVVARGMGCPCVSGAGEIRINEPKRFLEVNGTKLSEGDFISIDGFTGEVYGAKIPVRASEIVQVLNGAMEESESILYKDYKAFMGFVQDLKVLGVYTNADTPHDAQMAVAFGAEGIGLCRTEHMFFGGDRIMSIRKMILANNIVEREKALAELLPMQRSDFEEIFLALDGRPATIRLLDPPLHEFLPNDHTSRHELALQMGITVEEVAQKSSALHEFNPMLGFRGCRLAIIYPEILRMQVRAIIEAAINVKRKGVDVLPEIMIPLVGNYKEFVFTKKHALEVIERIFSEQSLKVHYKIGTMIEVPRAAITADEIAKEAEFFSFGTNDLTQLTCGFSRDDAASFLGAYVNDADKQFYEYDPFATLDVNGVGKLVEMAVKLGRSANPSIKLGICGEHGGDPKTIAFCNKVGLDYVSCSPFRVPIARLAAAQAVIEAKKKA; encoded by the coding sequence ATGGCAACAAAGAACACAAAGTATGTCTATTTTTTTGGCTCCGGTAAGGCAGAAGGAACTGCCCAGATGAAGGATTTACTCGGAGGAAAGGGTGCAAACCTTGCCGAGATGACCAGCATTGGGCTTCCTGTCCCACCGGGCTTTACAATCAGCACTGAGGCTTGCGCCTTTTATAGTGCCAATAAAGGTACCTATCCTGAAGGATTGAGAGAGGAAGTGCTGGAACACCTTGCCAGACTCGAGGAAACGATGGGTGCGAAACTGGGAGACAATAATGATCCCTTGCTTGTTTCCGTAAGAAGTGGAGCTGCCCAGTCCATGCCCGGTATGATGGATACCATCCTCAACCTGGGACTTACCCCCGATTCCGTTCAGGGATTGATCAAGAAAACAAACAATGAGAGATTTGCCTGGGACAGCTATCGTCGTTTCATGCAGATGTTCGGTGACGTCGTCATGGGTGTTCCCCATCATGAGTTTGAACGAGCACTGCAGGATGTAAAGGATACTCGTGGTATTGAACTCGATACTGATCTTGACAGCAAGGATCTGCAGGAAGTGATTGCCCGCTACCAGAGACTGTACAAGCGATTCACAGGTGAGGAGTTCCCCACCGATCCCCTCGACCAGTTGTTCAAGGCCATCAATGCCGTATTCAAGTCCTGGAACAATGAACGTGCAAATAAGTATCGCCAGATGAACGACATTCGTGGTCTTCTGGGTACTGCAGTAAACATCCAGAGCATGGTATTCGGCAATATGGGTGAGACCAGTGGCACTGGTGTAGCCTTTACCCGTGACCCTTCAACTGGTGAGAACCAGTTCTATGGCGAGTACCTGATGAATGCACAGGGTGAGGATGTTGTTGCAGGTATCCGTACCCCGCAGTCGATCTCTACACTCAAGAAAGTCAATGAAAAGGTCTATAACCAGCTGGTTGATATCAGAGGCATCCTGGAAAAGCACTACAAGGATATGCAGGACCTTGAGTTCACCATCCAGGAAGGCAAGCTGTACATGTTGCAGACCAGAAATGGTAAGAGAACCATTTTCAGCTGGTTGCGTACCCAGGTCGAGATGGTCGAGGAAGGCTTGATTGACAAGGAGACAGCAGTAAGTCGTGTTCCCTCTGGGGAGTTCGGTAAATTGTTTGCCCCGATTCTCGATGGTAAGTACATCAGGGACAACTCCCTGGAAGTTATCACTCGTGGTTTGAACGCAAGCCCTGGTGGTGCATGCGGCCAGATCTACTTCACTGCTGAGAAAGCAGAAGAGATGGCTGCAGAAGGGAAGGACGTCATTCTCGTGAGAACCGAGACCAGCCCTGAAGATATTGGGGGCATGGCAGTTGCGAAGGGCGTCGTCACCTGTCGTGGTGGTATGACAAGCCATGCAGCCGTAGTGGCTCGAGGCATGGGTTGTCCTTGTGTCAGTGGTGCAGGAGAGATTAGGATCAATGAACCTAAGCGTTTCCTGGAAGTAAACGGGACCAAGCTCAGTGAGGGAGACTTCATCTCCATCGATGGTTTTACCGGTGAAGTGTATGGTGCAAAGATTCCTGTCCGCGCTTCTGAGATTGTACAGGTACTCAATGGGGCCATGGAAGAGAGTGAGTCAATCCTATACAAGGATTACAAGGCCTTCATGGGATTCGTCCAGGACCTGAAGGTATTGGGCGTCTACACCAACGCCGATACACCGCATGATGCACAGATGGCTGTTGCTTTCGGCGCTGAGGGCATTGGCCTCTGCCGAACAGAACACATGTTCTTTGGTGGTGACAGGATCATGTCGATCAGAAAGATGATTCTCGCCAACAATATTGTGGAGAGAGAGAAAGCCCTTGCTGAATTGCTTCCCATGCAGAGGAGTGACTTTGAGGAGATTTTCCTTGCACTTGATGGCCGACCGGCTACCATCCGCTTGCTTGATCCCCCGTTGCATGAGTTCCTTCCCAATGATCATACCAGTAGGCATGAACTTGCCTTGCAGATGGGTATCACTGTTGAAGAAGTAGCTCAGAAGTCATCTGCCTTGCATGAGTTCAACCCGATGCTTGGTTTCCGCGGTTGTCGTCTTGCGATCATCTATCCTGAGATTCTGAGAATGCAGGTAAGGGCGATCATCGAGGCTGCGATCAACGTGAAGCGCAAAGGTGTGGACGTACTGCCTGAGATCATGATTCCGTTGGTAGGCAACTACAAGGAGTTTGTGTTCACCAAGAAGCATGCCCTCGAGGTAATCGAGAGAATCTTTAGTGAACAGTCTCTCAAGGTGCATTACAAGATCGGTACCATGATCGAGGTTCCTCGTGCTGCCATCACCGCAGACGAGATTGCCAAGGAAGCAGAGTTCTTCAGCTTCGGTACCAATGACCTGACCCAGCTCACCTGTGGATTCAGTCGTGATGATGCGGCTTCTTTCCTCGGTGCATATGTCAATGATGCTGACAAGCAGTTCTATGAGTATGACCCGTTTGCCACCCTCGATGTGAATGGCGTGGGCAAGCTCGTGGAGATGGCCGTCAAGCTTGGTCGATCTGCTAATCCTTCTATCAAGTTGGGTATCTGTGGTGAGCATGGTGGAGACCCGAAGACCATTGCCTTCTGTAACAAGGTAGGCCTTGATTATGTCTCTTGTTCTCCGTTCCGTGTTCCCATTGCCCGTCTTGCTGCAGCACAGGCTGTGATTGAGGCAAAGAAGAAGGCATAA
- a CDS encoding gluconate 5-dehydrogenase, translating to MGYIEKQFSLEGKVAWVTGASYGIGFAIASAYASAGAKIAFNDINQDMVDKGLASYREAGIDAKGYVCDVTDEKAVAETTEKIINDLGAVDILVNNAGIIRRVPMHEMSAEEWRKVIDIDLNAPFIVSKAVLPGMMERKSGKIINICSMMSELGRETVAAYAAAKGGLKMLTRNICSEYGKYNIQCNGIGPGYIATPQTAPLRERQADGSRHPFDSFIVAKTPAERWGTTEDLTGPALFLASGASDFVNGHVLYVDGGILAYIGKQP from the coding sequence ATGGGATATATTGAAAAGCAGTTCTCCCTTGAGGGGAAGGTGGCCTGGGTGACCGGGGCAAGTTACGGCATCGGGTTTGCCATTGCAAGTGCCTATGCATCTGCTGGTGCGAAGATTGCGTTCAACGATATCAACCAGGATATGGTGGACAAGGGCCTTGCTTCCTACAGGGAAGCAGGCATCGATGCCAAGGGCTACGTGTGTGATGTCACTGATGAAAAAGCGGTAGCTGAGACCACGGAGAAGATAATCAATGACCTAGGAGCGGTTGATATCCTGGTAAACAATGCCGGGATCATCCGCCGTGTTCCGATGCACGAGATGAGTGCAGAGGAGTGGCGCAAGGTAATCGACATCGATCTGAATGCCCCCTTCATCGTGAGCAAGGCTGTCCTGCCTGGGATGATGGAGAGAAAGAGCGGTAAGATCATAAATATCTGCTCAATGATGAGTGAGCTGGGCCGAGAGACGGTGGCAGCGTATGCCGCTGCAAAGGGTGGCCTGAAGATGCTGACGAGAAATATCTGCAGCGAGTACGGCAAGTACAACATCCAGTGTAACGGGATTGGACCTGGCTATATTGCGACCCCGCAGACAGCTCCACTTAGGGAGAGACAGGCTGACGGTAGCCGTCACCCGTTTGATTCGTTCATCGTAGCAAAGACACCTGCAGAGCGTTGGGGAACAACCGAGGATCTCACCGGTCCTGCCTTGTTCCTTGCCTCTGGTGCAAGTGACTTCGTGAATGGTCATGTCCTGTATGTCGATGGCGGCATTCTTGCCTATATTGGCAAACAGCCCTAA
- the kduI gene encoding 5-dehydro-4-deoxy-D-glucuronate isomerase: MDTRYSTGKEAFKHMTTQELRDEFLVDGIFLADEVSGVYSHIDRIVTMGAMPVKGELDLEKNIDPMKDFGVDYFLQRREIGLINIGGDGYVVADGKRYELVSLDGLYLPMGTKKVTLGSNDGNKPAKFYMSSTPAHHAFEAKHIVFADAKHVPAGNKAESNERVINQYIHPDVLDTCQLSMGLTQLKEGSVWNTMPVHTHERRMEVYFYFDIDAEQTLFHFFGEPSETRHVIVHNEQAVISPSWSIHSGVGTSNYTFIWSMCGENRTYTDMDHVATKDLR; the protein is encoded by the coding sequence ATGGATACAAGGTATTCGACTGGTAAAGAGGCATTCAAGCATATGACAACCCAGGAGCTCAGGGATGAGTTCTTGGTGGACGGAATATTTCTCGCTGATGAGGTCAGTGGTGTTTACTCACACATCGACAGGATCGTCACAATGGGTGCAATGCCGGTGAAAGGGGAGCTGGACCTGGAAAAGAACATCGATCCTATGAAGGATTTTGGTGTCGATTACTTTCTGCAACGCCGCGAAATCGGCCTGATCAACATCGGTGGCGATGGCTACGTGGTCGCAGATGGCAAGCGCTATGAATTGGTGAGCCTTGATGGATTGTACCTGCCGATGGGAACCAAAAAGGTGACCCTTGGAAGCAATGATGGGAATAAGCCTGCAAAGTTCTATATGAGCAGTACTCCTGCACACCATGCCTTTGAGGCAAAGCATATCGTCTTTGCCGATGCAAAGCATGTACCAGCAGGGAACAAGGCAGAGAGCAATGAACGGGTGATCAACCAGTATATTCACCCCGATGTATTGGATACCTGCCAGCTTTCCATGGGACTGACCCAACTGAAAGAGGGCAGTGTGTGGAATACGATGCCGGTACATACTCATGAGCGGAGGATGGAAGTGTACTTCTACTTCGACATCGATGCAGAGCAGACACTGTTCCACTTCTTCGGGGAACCGAGTGAGACAAGGCATGTCATAGTACACAACGAACAGGCTGTTATCAGCCCGTCATGGTCGATCCACAGCGGAGTCGGTACGAGCAACTATACGTTCATCTGGTCGATGTGTGGTGAGAATAGAACCTACACTGACATGGATCATGTAGCAACGAAGGATTTGAGGTAA